A genome region from Nitrospira sp. includes the following:
- a CDS encoding valine--tRNA ligase has protein sequence MSTPQLDKTYSPHAVEDRWYQRWIDAGLFHADPAHSGQPYSMVIPPPNVTGSLHVGHALNNTLQDILIRWRRMQGYNVLWMPGTDHAGIATQNVVERQLQTEGTTREALGREEFLKRVWQWKEKSGGTIISQLKRLGASCDWERERFTMDEGLSEAVREVFVRLHADGLLYRGERLINWCPRCLTALSDIEVEHEEITGKLYTIRYALVDDPTQVLFVATTRPETLFGDTAVAVHPEDERYRHLIGKQIQLPLTTRAIPIVGDSILVDREFGTGAVKITPAHDFNDFEAGERHGLRRIKILDIHANLRLEGSLAEAGVAQAVEGLPVAKARPKIEQLLTDQGLLEKSEPHKMALGKCYRCKTVVEPLLSDQWFVKIKPLAEPAIQAVEDGRVRIIPEAWKNNYLGWMRDIKDWCVSRQIWWGHQIPAWYCETCYGSPFLRRSSDGAPLIPSDAAVIVAKTTPTTCPKGHSGALVQDPDVLDTWFSSALWPFSTLGWPKQTPELKTFYPTSTLVTGLDILFFWVARMIMMGLKFMGEVPFRDVYIHALVRDAEGQKMSKSKGNVIDPLHVMEQFGTDALRFTMAAMASPGRDVKLAEERIEGYRNFTNKIWNAARFLLMHLDGERVEVPPAQRSFPDRWILSRLNATIGTVTQELEQYRFDRASSAVYQFIWHEYCDKYIEMIKPALKDQASEQAKTTRQTLAETFETMMRLLHPFMPFISEEIWQTLPHEGASIVRQPYPTVRADWASQEAEQEFALLEECRALMNQERAILNYPAGKRLPFKVHGKTDQAAATFQKHRELIEYMENVEDLFVGSTSDVTAPHLLTLTSGSAEVGTSMEGADLQKAKDNVLKQIALLQKEVARTQQKLGNPDFVAKAPPDVLTDHHDRLARESRMIQLFEQALHQIISEQKQNQGA, from the coding sequence ATGTCCACACCACAACTCGACAAAACCTACAGCCCGCACGCCGTCGAAGACCGCTGGTACCAGCGCTGGATCGACGCCGGCCTGTTTCATGCCGACCCGGCCCATTCCGGGCAACCCTACTCGATGGTGATCCCTCCCCCGAACGTCACGGGATCGCTGCACGTCGGCCATGCGCTGAACAATACCCTGCAGGACATTCTGATTCGTTGGCGCCGCATGCAGGGCTACAATGTGCTCTGGATGCCCGGCACGGACCACGCGGGAATTGCCACCCAGAACGTGGTGGAACGGCAGCTCCAGACCGAAGGCACCACGCGGGAAGCACTCGGACGCGAAGAGTTTCTCAAACGGGTGTGGCAGTGGAAAGAAAAATCCGGCGGCACGATTATCTCCCAGCTCAAACGGCTTGGCGCCTCCTGCGATTGGGAGCGTGAACGCTTCACGATGGACGAGGGACTCTCGGAAGCCGTCCGCGAGGTTTTCGTGCGCCTGCATGCAGATGGGTTGCTCTATCGCGGCGAGCGCCTGATCAACTGGTGCCCACGCTGCCTGACGGCCCTGTCCGACATCGAAGTCGAACATGAAGAGATCACCGGCAAACTTTATACGATTCGTTATGCCCTGGTTGACGATCCCACTCAGGTGCTGTTTGTGGCGACGACACGACCTGAAACGCTGTTCGGTGACACGGCGGTGGCCGTGCACCCGGAGGATGAACGCTATCGTCACCTCATCGGCAAACAGATTCAGCTCCCCCTGACGACACGCGCGATTCCAATCGTCGGGGACTCGATCCTGGTCGACCGTGAATTCGGCACCGGCGCCGTCAAGATCACACCCGCCCATGACTTCAATGACTTTGAAGCAGGAGAACGCCATGGGCTCCGGCGCATCAAAATCCTGGACATCCATGCCAACCTTCGCTTGGAAGGCTCCCTGGCGGAGGCTGGAGTGGCGCAGGCCGTCGAGGGCCTTCCCGTTGCCAAGGCCAGACCGAAGATCGAACAACTGCTGACGGATCAGGGCTTGTTGGAAAAATCCGAGCCCCACAAAATGGCGCTCGGCAAATGCTACCGCTGCAAGACGGTTGTCGAACCCCTGTTGTCGGATCAATGGTTCGTCAAGATCAAGCCGCTCGCTGAGCCGGCGATTCAGGCGGTCGAGGATGGTCGGGTGAGGATCATTCCCGAGGCCTGGAAAAACAACTATCTCGGCTGGATGCGAGACATCAAAGACTGGTGCGTCTCCCGGCAAATCTGGTGGGGCCATCAGATTCCAGCCTGGTACTGCGAAACCTGTTACGGAAGCCCGTTTCTGCGCCGCTCCTCAGACGGGGCACCGCTGATTCCATCGGATGCAGCCGTCATCGTGGCAAAGACCACACCGACCACCTGTCCGAAGGGCCACTCGGGCGCATTGGTGCAAGACCCCGACGTGCTCGACACCTGGTTCTCCTCCGCCCTCTGGCCCTTTTCCACCTTGGGATGGCCGAAGCAGACGCCGGAGTTGAAAACCTTCTACCCGACATCCACCCTGGTCACCGGCCTCGACATTCTGTTTTTCTGGGTCGCGCGCATGATCATGATGGGCCTGAAGTTCATGGGCGAAGTGCCCTTCCGTGACGTGTATATCCATGCCCTGGTCCGCGATGCCGAAGGCCAGAAGATGAGTAAGTCCAAGGGCAACGTCATCGATCCCTTGCATGTGATGGAACAGTTCGGAACCGACGCCTTGCGTTTCACCATGGCCGCAATGGCTTCGCCGGGACGCGACGTCAAGCTGGCGGAAGAGCGAATCGAGGGTTACCGGAACTTCACGAACAAAATCTGGAACGCGGCCCGGTTCCTCCTCATGCACCTGGACGGCGAACGGGTTGAGGTTCCGCCGGCGCAGCGGTCGTTTCCCGACCGATGGATTCTGAGTCGCCTGAACGCCACCATCGGCACCGTCACGCAGGAATTGGAACAGTATCGATTCGACCGCGCATCGAGCGCCGTGTATCAATTCATCTGGCATGAGTACTGCGACAAGTACATTGAGATGATCAAGCCGGCGCTCAAGGATCAGGCGTCCGAACAAGCCAAGACTACGCGTCAGACCCTCGCTGAGACCTTCGAGACCATGATGCGATTGTTACATCCCTTCATGCCGTTTATTTCGGAAGAGATCTGGCAAACCCTGCCCCACGAAGGTGCCAGCATCGTCCGGCAACCCTACCCGACTGTCCGCGCCGACTGGGCTTCCCAAGAAGCCGAGCAGGAGTTCGCCCTGCTGGAGGAGTGCCGAGCCCTGATGAACCAGGAACGCGCGATCCTGAATTATCCCGCCGGCAAACGTCTCCCTTTCAAAGTGCACGGGAAGACGGACCAAGCCGCGGCAACCTTCCAGAAACATCGCGAACTGATCGAGTACATGGAAAACGTCGAGGATCTGTTTGTCGGAAGCACCTCGGACGTCACGGCTCCTCACCTGCTGACCCTGACGAGCGGCTCGGCCGAAGTCGGCACATCAATGGAGGGCGCCGATCTCCAGAAGGCCAAGGACAATGTGCTCAAGCAGATCGCGCTGCTTCAAAAAGAGGTGGCACGCACGCAGCAGAAACTGGGCAATCCCGATTTCGTGGCCAAGGCGCCGCCGGACGTCCTGACCGATCACCATGATCGACTGGCGCGTGAATCCCGCATGATCCAATTGTTTGAACAGGCGCTCCACCAGATCATCAGCGAGCAGAAACAAAATCAAGGCGCTTAA
- a CDS encoding response regulator, with translation MGSTVFVVDSNPDVRRMVEQLSPPDGYTLVGFSDGPSALDAARVSSPALILADIHLEKMTFSGFCNAISRQDHLAETLIVSLVDATDRFDEDKLRSLGVRAVLKKPFQSEQLLCTINGILRAPIEKPSTVKPTKTRTWPPVSTGTDDGDDESPDDASLDMEKEHTPMSSAPTHAAAKATSSPTSSGSSGEALMKGLFDHLLHSVTEQADRKISELLPSAMAKEVAGQVGLAVGRAVQSEVAKQLTEALAPERLQAAMRELIQEELTRQAQTQLAGVETAVRQAVTELAPALLEQSAPKNLGDLTEAGVKQHLPEALKAHLGMIDQLVKKEVAQVAANCAREAADEIVHELAKDPIQQAVQRIVPDVAETQIRAEIKRLSSPD, from the coding sequence ATGGGGTCCACGGTGTTTGTCGTCGATAGCAACCCCGACGTGCGTCGCATGGTGGAGCAACTCTCCCCCCCCGACGGCTATACCCTCGTGGGGTTTTCGGACGGCCCCTCTGCGCTCGACGCGGCTCGCGTCTCCAGTCCCGCACTGATTCTCGCCGACATTCATCTCGAGAAAATGACATTTTCCGGCTTCTGCAATGCGATCAGCCGGCAAGACCATTTAGCGGAAACGCTCATCGTCTCCCTTGTGGATGCAACCGACCGCTTCGACGAGGACAAATTGCGTTCGCTCGGAGTTCGGGCCGTCCTGAAGAAACCGTTTCAGAGCGAGCAATTGCTCTGCACCATCAATGGCATCCTCCGCGCCCCTATCGAGAAGCCGAGTACCGTAAAACCGACCAAAACACGGACGTGGCCCCCGGTCTCCACGGGAACGGACGATGGAGACGACGAATCGCCGGACGATGCGTCCCTCGATATGGAGAAGGAGCATACCCCCATGTCCTCAGCACCAACCCACGCGGCTGCGAAGGCCACATCATCGCCGACCTCAAGCGGGTCGAGCGGGGAGGCCTTAATGAAGGGGTTGTTCGATCACCTGTTGCACTCAGTCACAGAGCAGGCCGACCGGAAAATCAGCGAGCTACTTCCCTCGGCCATGGCCAAGGAAGTTGCGGGACAGGTGGGTCTTGCCGTAGGCAGGGCCGTCCAATCAGAAGTGGCAAAACAACTCACGGAAGCACTCGCACCGGAACGCCTGCAGGCTGCCATGCGCGAGTTGATTCAAGAGGAACTCACACGCCAGGCCCAGACACAACTTGCCGGCGTCGAGACTGCGGTGCGCCAGGCCGTCACGGAGTTGGCCCCTGCGCTTCTGGAGCAGTCAGCCCCCAAAAACCTGGGCGACCTCACGGAAGCCGGCGTGAAGCAACACCTGCCGGAGGCCTTGAAAGCACACCTGGGAATGATCGACCAGCTGGTGAAAAAGGAAGTCGCGCAAGTGGCCGCGAACTGCGCGCGAGAGGCAGCCGATGAAATTGTGCACGAATTGGCAAAAGATCCGATCCAGCAGGCGGTGCAGCGGATCGTTCCAGACGTGGCGGAAACTCAGATACGAGCGGAGATCAAACGACTGAGCTCGCCCGATTAA
- a CDS encoding HAD-IA family hydrolase: protein MTQSRIQVVFFDAADTLFHIHGSVAEIYLQHAEQHGFRKTPDSLVAIKSAFARSFRDAPPPVFAATEPAAIKQSERLWWFDIVHNVFYRVGMFEAFDEFFEEVFARFEQPESWRLFPETVDVLKTLKGQGFELGIISNFDSRLFTVLRGLGIADLFDTVTISSLAHAAKPSARIFQHALEKHAVDPEEALHVGDSERDDVKGAQGVGLTGVLLARGEVAHPSSGTTISTLNELLPLLLRLQ, encoded by the coding sequence ATGACGCAGAGCCGAATTCAAGTCGTCTTTTTCGATGCGGCCGATACCCTGTTCCATATTCACGGGTCCGTGGCTGAAATTTACCTGCAGCATGCGGAACAACATGGCTTCAGGAAAACTCCCGACTCATTGGTCGCGATTAAATCTGCGTTCGCCCGTTCGTTCCGTGACGCCCCGCCGCCGGTGTTCGCCGCGACGGAACCGGCCGCGATCAAACAGTCTGAGCGGTTGTGGTGGTTCGACATCGTGCACAATGTGTTTTATCGCGTGGGCATGTTTGAGGCCTTCGACGAGTTTTTTGAAGAGGTGTTCGCGCGGTTTGAGCAACCGGAGTCCTGGCGTCTCTTCCCCGAGACGGTTGATGTGCTCAAGACTCTGAAGGGACAGGGATTCGAGCTGGGCATCATTTCGAACTTCGACTCGCGGTTGTTTACCGTGCTGCGTGGCTTAGGGATTGCCGATCTATTCGATACGGTCACCATTTCGAGTTTAGCGCATGCGGCCAAACCATCCGCACGTATCTTTCAGCACGCGTTGGAGAAACATGCGGTCGATCCGGAGGAGGCGCTGCATGTCGGGGATAGTGAGCGTGATGATGTGAAGGGGGCGCAGGGTGTCGGACTGACGGGGGTGTTACTGGCGCGAGGGGAGGTCGCGCATCCCTCGAGCGGGACGACGATCTCCACCCTCAACGAATTGCTGCCGCTACTCTTACGCCTGCAATAA
- a CDS encoding NAD-dependent deacylase, whose translation MGTGSTLGLIRHKLASARSVTVLTGAGISADSGVPTFRGADGLWRNFRPEELATPEAFARDPRLVWEWYNWRRELIATKRPNPAHEAVAQMEQRFERFWLITQNVDGLHRDAGSRRLSEIHGNIWMVRCTQCRRVTDNRDVPITILPLCGSCNGLLRPHIVWFGESLAAQDLEASEAALQSSDLCLIIGTSGLVYPAAGFGSIAKQAGAFVAEINLDSTAQSGIVDAALQGRAKDIVPLLLQA comes from the coding sequence ATGGGAACCGGATCCACGCTCGGTTTAATTCGACACAAGCTGGCCTCGGCACGGTCGGTGACCGTGCTCACCGGCGCCGGGATCTCCGCCGACAGCGGGGTACCGACCTTTCGCGGAGCCGACGGACTCTGGCGAAATTTTCGACCGGAGGAGCTCGCAACCCCCGAGGCCTTCGCGCGTGATCCTCGCCTGGTATGGGAATGGTACAACTGGAGGCGTGAACTCATCGCGACCAAACGGCCTAATCCAGCGCACGAAGCTGTGGCTCAGATGGAGCAACGGTTCGAGCGGTTTTGGCTCATCACGCAAAATGTGGACGGATTGCACCGCGACGCCGGCTCACGCCGGTTATCCGAGATTCACGGTAACATCTGGATGGTGCGTTGCACACAGTGCCGGCGCGTGACTGACAATCGCGACGTGCCGATTACGATTCTGCCCCTGTGCGGCAGCTGTAACGGTCTGCTCCGCCCGCACATCGTCTGGTTTGGCGAATCACTCGCCGCGCAGGATCTCGAGGCCAGCGAGGCCGCGCTGCAATCCAGTGACTTGTGCCTGATTATCGGCACCTCCGGCCTGGTGTATCCGGCTGCAGGTTTTGGTTCGATTGCAAAACAGGCGGGCGCGTTTGTCGCGGAAATCAATCTCGACTCCACCGCGCAATCGGGCATTGTCGATGCGGCGCTCCAGGGACGCGCCAAAGACATCGTGCCGTTGTTATTGCAGGCGTAA
- a CDS encoding 2-dehydropantoate 2-reductase, translated as MKQIMVVGAGSVGGFFGAHLANNNPNVSFLLRPRTLEAVKRHGLMIKSAKGNFTVHPPAASDPRQLAQPDLIILAVKAYDLDEVMAQLEPVMTDRTVILTLQNGIDTEDRIIARVHRDCVVGGVAFIYSKIVEPGVIEHYKRGGVAIGELMGHKSDRVLQIAEIFKQAGLPCQLSDDIRKSKWEKMCWNCVFNPLTVVIDDKVAKALDHPEMAGVIRQIVGEVMAVSAAVKVPLAPDMAEKVVKWTQELRDIHTSMYDDWKAKRPTEIDYLNGYIVRTGRELGIPTPVNEALTAMVKAITEREPSGPGVVRIDGAVVQPVSLTRTALTQLPQEQHVEDISQLMPSMRGRAIRVKGLLDIPALAVDADHVTFHSVDGKYAATLTLQQAQDFGLLLYELDGQPLPDGKGGPYRLVTPGLGDLCANVKGVGRIEVRAGSGKDTRPSVRPPECSTEGQR; from the coding sequence ATGAAGCAGATCATGGTAGTCGGGGCCGGTTCCGTCGGCGGTTTCTTCGGGGCGCATCTCGCGAACAATAATCCGAACGTCTCGTTTCTGCTCCGCCCCCGCACCCTGGAGGCCGTGAAGCGCCATGGCTTGATGATCAAGAGCGCCAAGGGTAATTTTACCGTGCATCCGCCGGCGGCCTCCGATCCGCGACAGCTGGCGCAGCCCGACCTCATTATTCTTGCCGTGAAGGCCTACGACCTCGACGAGGTGATGGCGCAGCTGGAGCCGGTGATGACCGACCGTACGGTCATTCTCACGCTTCAGAACGGTATCGATACGGAGGATCGCATCATTGCCCGGGTGCACCGTGATTGTGTGGTCGGCGGCGTGGCATTCATCTATTCGAAGATCGTTGAACCTGGCGTCATCGAGCATTACAAGCGGGGCGGCGTGGCCATCGGCGAACTCATGGGTCACAAGAGCGACCGTGTGTTGCAGATCGCGGAGATTTTCAAACAGGCGGGCCTCCCCTGCCAGCTCAGCGACGATATTCGGAAGAGCAAATGGGAAAAGATGTGCTGGAACTGTGTCTTTAATCCCCTCACGGTGGTGATCGACGACAAGGTGGCGAAGGCGCTGGATCACCCGGAGATGGCGGGTGTGATCCGGCAGATCGTGGGCGAAGTGATGGCGGTGTCGGCGGCGGTGAAGGTGCCTTTGGCGCCGGACATGGCCGAGAAGGTGGTGAAGTGGACCCAGGAACTGCGTGACATCCATACCTCGATGTACGATGACTGGAAAGCGAAACGCCCGACGGAGATCGATTATCTGAACGGCTACATTGTCCGTACGGGGCGGGAGTTGGGCATTCCTACACCGGTCAACGAGGCGTTAACGGCGATGGTGAAAGCCATCACGGAGCGGGAACCGTCGGGTCCAGGCGTCGTCCGGATCGACGGCGCGGTCGTCCAACCGGTTTCCCTGACGCGCACGGCGCTGACGCAACTTCCCCAGGAACAACATGTCGAAGATATCAGTCAGCTGATGCCGTCGATGCGGGGCCGGGCGATTCGCGTCAAAGGCCTGTTGGATATTCCAGCCCTCGCGGTCGATGCCGACCATGTCACGTTTCATTCCGTCGATGGCAAATATGCGGCGACGCTCACCCTGCAGCAGGCGCAGGATTTCGGCTTGTTGCTGTATGAACTCGACGGCCAGCCGCTGCCGGACGGCAAGGGTGGTCCCTACCGATTGGTGACGCCGGGGTTGGGTGATCTGTGCGCCAATGTGAAAGGCGTCGGGCGGATCGAAGTGCGGGCCGGATCGGGCAAGGATACGCGGCCGTCTGTCAGGCCTCCGGAATGTTCGACCGAAGGCCAGCGTTAA
- a CDS encoding MATE family efflux transporter — MANGVAQIRRSVMTLALPVTVSSLLQRTEGIVAVFLVGGLGAISIAAVGLGQLLAFIATTLVSGLSVGTNVIIAQQWGARRYDEAGQAARHFLGLSVLVSFGLALLGLSANWLIMQLLGAQPEVIALALPYSNLIFLVIPFTVLLAVLSSILQGTGDTKTPMYAMILVNVLHIAIAYPLIYGRWGLPAFGIKGAAVAVGIAEATGAVYLLARCRTILKPSNRLRWDLIRTMWQVGAPVSGERIVQQAGILLYTKIVLLYGTVSYAAHQVGLSIESLSFLPGYGFAIAAATMVGQSIGAGKYTRAKLENWEANRLATFIMSLMGLVFFFFPYALLRAFTSDEAVIELGTVFLKIVALLQVPLALTMVLAGSLRGAGDTRFIMIATMIGMWGVRIPLALVAGYWLTMGVVYVWLAMIADWTLRMALMLWRYRSERWKSIRVLRSSTT; from the coding sequence ATGGCCAACGGCGTCGCACAAATCAGACGATCAGTCATGACCCTCGCGCTCCCGGTCACGGTCAGCAGCCTGCTGCAACGAACCGAGGGCATTGTCGCGGTCTTTCTCGTGGGAGGGTTGGGCGCGATTTCCATCGCCGCCGTCGGGTTAGGACAACTGCTTGCCTTCATCGCGACGACGCTCGTCTCGGGCCTCTCGGTCGGAACCAACGTCATCATCGCGCAACAGTGGGGCGCCCGCCGGTATGACGAAGCCGGCCAGGCTGCCCGGCATTTTCTCGGCTTGTCGGTGTTGGTATCCTTCGGCCTGGCTCTGCTCGGCCTCTCGGCGAACTGGCTCATCATGCAGCTTCTCGGTGCCCAGCCGGAGGTCATTGCCCTCGCACTGCCCTATTCAAACCTGATCTTCCTGGTCATCCCCTTCACCGTGCTTCTCGCGGTGCTCTCGTCGATTCTCCAGGGCACCGGTGACACCAAGACACCGATGTACGCCATGATCCTGGTCAATGTGTTGCACATCGCCATTGCCTATCCGCTGATCTATGGTCGATGGGGACTCCCCGCATTCGGCATCAAGGGCGCTGCCGTGGCCGTGGGGATTGCAGAGGCAACGGGAGCGGTCTATCTCCTTGCCCGCTGCCGAACAATTCTCAAACCGTCGAACCGACTCAGATGGGATCTGATCCGCACCATGTGGCAGGTAGGCGCGCCGGTATCGGGCGAACGGATCGTGCAACAGGCCGGCATTCTGCTCTACACCAAAATCGTGTTGCTCTACGGCACGGTCTCCTACGCGGCGCACCAGGTCGGACTCTCGATCGAATCGCTCTCATTCCTACCGGGTTATGGCTTTGCCATCGCCGCCGCGACGATGGTCGGACAAAGTATCGGCGCCGGCAAATACACCAGGGCCAAGCTCGAAAACTGGGAAGCGAACCGGTTGGCCACCTTCATCATGTCCCTCATGGGCCTCGTTTTTTTCTTTTTTCCCTACGCCCTGCTGCGCGCCTTCACCAGCGATGAAGCAGTCATCGAGCTAGGTACCGTGTTTCTCAAGATCGTGGCATTGCTGCAAGTGCCGTTGGCCCTGACCATGGTGTTGGCCGGTTCATTACGCGGCGCGGGCGACACACGATTCATCATGATTGCCACGATGATCGGGATGTGGGGCGTACGCATTCCCCTCGCGCTTGTCGCAGGTTACTGGCTCACGATGGGGGTCGTCTACGTGTGGCTGGCGATGATCGCAGACTGGACCCTGCGCATGGCGCTCATGCTCTGGCGGTATCGGTCGGAGCGTTGGAAATCAATCCGGGTGCTCCGTTCCTCGACGACGTAG
- a CDS encoding DUF2779 domain-containing protein: protein MLITPEPAARSSYRLSKSRYLSGLQCHKRLYLEIHAPALATKPDAATQAILDMGTDLGELARRRFPGGRLVTAGYRQSQEALAQTAELLQDSTVPAIFEGAFQFDQVLIRVDVLERVGVNESGQSTWRLVEVKSSTKLKATHVEDLTIQSYVLEGAGLVLDDICLMHVNTQYVFDGVELDLGQLFSIRSLNDTIRPRLPDVSARLASMHAALSEMSAPAIPPDEHCHSPYECPFWAHCTETKPPRWIYHLPGSSKTVVQLRELGVETIDDIPDHVTLTPVQRRVRDNREWIGEGLRSALEQIEYPVHHLDFETFMPAVPKFVGTRPYQVIPTQWSNHIEYLDGTLTHGEYLCRDGRDPREELTVTLLESLGSAGSICVYSSYERSVLERLAEDFPSLRKDLKRVIARLWDLHIVIRDHYYHPGFEGSYSIKSVLPAVVPSLNYADLAIGDGGVAACEYARMIFTVSDWIEKAQIEEALLRYCERDTLAMVELRRELKKRAG from the coding sequence ATGTTGATCACGCCCGAACCGGCCGCTCGTTCCTCTTATCGGCTGTCAAAATCACGATATCTGTCGGGGCTGCAGTGTCACAAGCGGCTGTATTTGGAAATCCACGCTCCGGCGCTGGCCACGAAGCCGGATGCGGCCACGCAGGCCATTCTCGACATGGGGACGGACCTCGGCGAACTGGCCCGCCGGCGATTTCCCGGCGGGCGCCTCGTCACGGCCGGGTACCGTCAATCGCAGGAGGCTCTGGCGCAGACGGCGGAGCTGCTCCAGGATTCGACGGTGCCGGCCATCTTCGAAGGCGCGTTTCAGTTCGACCAGGTCTTGATCCGTGTCGATGTCCTGGAGCGCGTCGGAGTGAACGAGTCCGGGCAATCCACCTGGCGGCTGGTGGAAGTGAAATCTTCCACCAAACTGAAGGCGACCCACGTGGAGGATTTGACGATCCAGAGTTACGTCCTCGAAGGGGCCGGTCTGGTGCTCGACGACATCTGTCTCATGCATGTGAATACACAGTATGTGTTTGACGGCGTGGAACTCGACCTGGGCCAATTATTCAGCATCCGTTCCCTGAACGACACGATACGTCCGCGCTTGCCGGACGTGTCTGCACGTCTGGCCTCGATGCACGCTGCGTTGAGCGAGATGTCGGCGCCGGCCATTCCCCCGGATGAACATTGTCACAGCCCCTATGAATGTCCCTTCTGGGCGCATTGCACAGAGACGAAGCCGCCTCGCTGGATTTATCATTTGCCCGGGAGCAGCAAGACGGTCGTTCAGCTGCGCGAGTTGGGTGTGGAGACTATCGACGACATTCCCGACCACGTGACGTTGACGCCGGTTCAGCGACGTGTAAGGGACAATCGGGAATGGATTGGCGAGGGTTTGCGGTCGGCGCTGGAGCAGATCGAGTATCCCGTGCATCATTTGGATTTCGAGACATTCATGCCGGCGGTGCCCAAATTCGTAGGGACCCGGCCCTATCAGGTGATTCCCACTCAATGGTCCAACCACATCGAATACCTCGATGGGACGCTCACGCATGGCGAGTATCTCTGCCGCGACGGGCGTGATCCGCGTGAAGAACTGACCGTCACATTATTGGAGTCGTTGGGATCGGCGGGTAGTATCTGTGTGTATTCGAGTTATGAACGCTCAGTGTTGGAGCGGTTGGCGGAAGATTTTCCATCACTGCGAAAGGACCTGAAGCGGGTGATCGCGAGATTGTGGGACCTGCACATTGTCATCAGGGATCACTACTACCATCCAGGTTTCGAGGGGAGCTACTCGATCAAGTCCGTGCTGCCGGCCGTGGTGCCGTCGTTGAATTATGCCGATTTAGCTATCGGGGATGGGGGAGTGGCAGCCTGTGAATATGCCCGCATGATCTTCACGGTCAGTGATTGGATCGAGAAGGCGCAGATCGAAGAGGCACTTCTGCGGTACTGCGAACGCGATACCCTGGCGATGGTCGAATTGCGGAGGGAGTTGAAGAAACGAGCCGGTTAA